In Janibacter sp. CX7, a single genomic region encodes these proteins:
- the ctaD gene encoding cytochrome c oxidase subunit I yields the protein MSTISGAMARTTDERQVSERTIARRERAGSQFFRHITTTDHKVIGNLYMITSFVWFLLGGLMALVIRLELWAPGLQVVDNPEQFNEMFTMHGTIMLLLFATPAFAAFANALMPLQIGAPDVAFPRLNMFAYWLYLFGGIIAGAGLFTPGGAASFGWTAYTPLSDPTYSPGLGGDLWVWGLALSGFGTILGAVNFITTIICMRAPGMTMFRMPVFTWTVLITSILILMAFPVLAAALIGLGVDRRFGGQIFDSASGGALLWQHLFWFFGHPEVYVLALPFFGVVSEILPVFSRKPIFGYKTLVFATIAIAALSVSVWAHHMYGTGQVFLPFFAIMTMAISVPTGVKFFNWIGTLWGGKLVFDTPMVWALGFLVTFLFGGLTGVIMASPALDFHITDTYFIVAHFHYVLFGTIVFSFFGGLYFWWPKLTGRMLNEGLGKIHFWLLFIGFHTTFLIQHWLGVEGMPRRYADYMPEDNFQLANQISTVGSLILAASFLPFFYNVWKTQTSAPLVEVDDPWGYGNSLEWATSCPPPRHNFTSIPPIRSERPVFDMNHPEYAPAAIRSRAARTAVAATTDGEGTR from the coding sequence ATGTCGACCATCTCCGGGGCCATGGCCCGCACCACCGACGAGCGACAGGTCTCCGAGCGCACCATCGCGCGACGTGAGCGCGCCGGCTCGCAGTTCTTCCGCCACATCACGACGACCGACCACAAGGTCATCGGCAACCTCTACATGATCACGAGCTTCGTGTGGTTCCTCCTCGGAGGCCTCATGGCGCTCGTCATCCGCCTCGAGCTGTGGGCCCCCGGCCTGCAGGTCGTGGACAACCCCGAGCAGTTCAACGAGATGTTCACGATGCACGGCACGATCATGCTGCTGCTGTTCGCGACGCCGGCCTTCGCCGCCTTCGCCAACGCGCTCATGCCGCTGCAGATCGGTGCACCGGATGTCGCCTTCCCGCGACTGAACATGTTCGCCTACTGGCTCTACCTCTTCGGCGGCATCATCGCCGGCGCCGGGCTCTTCACCCCCGGCGGTGCGGCCTCCTTCGGCTGGACCGCCTACACCCCGCTGTCGGACCCGACCTACAGCCCCGGCCTCGGTGGCGACCTCTGGGTCTGGGGTCTGGCCCTCTCCGGCTTCGGCACCATCCTCGGTGCGGTCAACTTCATCACCACGATCATCTGCATGCGCGCCCCGGGCATGACGATGTTCCGGATGCCGGTCTTCACCTGGACCGTGCTGATCACCTCGATCCTGATCCTCATGGCCTTCCCGGTCCTGGCGGCCGCCCTCATCGGCCTGGGTGTCGACCGTCGCTTCGGTGGGCAGATCTTCGACTCGGCGAGCGGTGGCGCCCTGCTGTGGCAGCACCTCTTCTGGTTCTTCGGTCACCCCGAGGTCTACGTCCTGGCACTGCCCTTCTTCGGTGTCGTCTCCGAGATCCTGCCGGTCTTCTCCCGCAAGCCGATCTTCGGTTACAAGACGCTGGTCTTCGCGACGATCGCCATCGCCGCCCTCTCGGTCTCCGTCTGGGCCCACCACATGTACGGCACCGGCCAGGTCTTCCTGCCCTTCTTCGCGATCATGACGATGGCGATCTCGGTGCCGACGGGTGTGAAGTTCTTCAACTGGATCGGCACGCTGTGGGGCGGCAAGCTCGTCTTCGACACGCCCATGGTCTGGGCGCTGGGCTTCCTCGTGACCTTCCTCTTCGGCGGTCTGACCGGCGTCATCATGGCCAGCCCCGCTCTGGACTTCCACATCACGGACACCTACTTCATCGTGGCGCACTTCCACTACGTGCTCTTCGGGACGATCGTCTTCTCCTTCTTCGGCGGTCTGTACTTCTGGTGGCCCAAGCTCACCGGGCGGATGCTCAACGAGGGTCTGGGCAAGATCCACTTCTGGCTGCTCTTCATCGGCTTCCACACGACCTTCCTCATCCAGCACTGGCTGGGCGTCGAGGGCATGCCGCGCCGCTACGCGGACTACATGCCGGAGGACAACTTCCAGCTGGCCAACCAGATCTCCACGGTCGGCTCGCTCATCCTCGCCGCGAGCTTCCTGCCCTTCTTCTACAACGTGTGGAAGACGCAGACGAGCGCGCCGCTGGTCGAGGTTGACGACCCGTGGGGCTACGGCAACAGCCTCGAGTGGGCGACCTCCTGCCCGCCGCCGCGGCACAACTTCACGTCGATCCCGCCGATCCGCTCCGAGCGCCCGGTCTTCGACATGAACCACCCCGAGTACGCCCCGGCTGCCATCCGCTCGCGCGCGGCGCGCACGGCCGTGGCTGCCACGACTGACGGTGAGGGCACCCGATGA
- a CDS encoding cytochrome c oxidase subunit 4: protein MKSEISLFAIIGAFFAAVAVGYGIVTDWAEPVGWVALFLSAGLGFMISFFLWNTARKLPLRPDDDEDGDIEQAEGPYGTFSPYSWWPLWLSLSGALIFLGVAVGFWVGALGLVVGVWALCGWVFEYYKGEHAH from the coding sequence ATGAAGTCCGAGATCTCGCTGTTCGCCATCATCGGCGCCTTCTTCGCCGCCGTGGCCGTGGGCTACGGGATCGTCACCGACTGGGCCGAGCCCGTCGGGTGGGTGGCGCTCTTCCTCTCCGCCGGCCTGGGCTTCATGATCTCCTTCTTCCTCTGGAACACCGCGCGCAAGCTGCCGCTGCGCCCGGACGACGACGAGGACGGCGACATCGAGCAGGCCGAGGGTCCCTACGGCACCTTCTCGCCCTACTCCTGGTGGCCCCTGTGGCTCTCCCTCTCCGGGGCGCTGATCTTCCTCGGCGTCGCCGTGGGCTTCTGGGTCGGCGCGCTGGGTCTGGTCGTGGGCGTGTGGGCGCTGTGCGGCTGGGTCTTCGAGTACTACAAGGGTGAGCACGCGCACTGA
- a CDS encoding Ig-like domain-containing protein, producing MISALVRPLRMLALALVIVLALAACAGGGSDSPTASQSSAGSTTTTTPDLPEAEVKVNPGAGAKDVMPDAEISVQVMRGSLDRVQVTGPGGASVDGDVSGQTWTSTSRMRPATTYTVAVTAEGPEGGSSTQRSTFTTHDPEITATYGIVYDGQTVGVGMPVSIQFDTAVTEPAYRKKIEQAVSVTTTPKVEGSWGWLDNRQLMWRPKDFWAPGTQVSVDAPLTGFQTGEDKWIAEDLSGSMTIGREQISHVDIAKHKMTVSRAGQQVKSFPVSSGRPGKETETRSGMKVVINKQREMTMDSSTIGIDKGEPGYYKVDTDYNVRVTWTGEFVHSAPWSVGAQGSSNVSHGCVNMAPGNAEWFYDNSLPGDPVDFTGSSRQFQPSEGIGVWQYSWADWQAQSALS from the coding sequence GTGATCTCGGCTCTCGTTCGCCCGCTGCGCATGCTCGCGCTGGCTCTCGTGATCGTCCTGGCACTGGCGGCCTGCGCCGGTGGGGGATCTGACTCGCCGACGGCCAGCCAGAGCTCTGCGGGTTCGACGACCACGACGACACCCGACCTGCCCGAGGCCGAGGTCAAGGTCAACCCCGGCGCCGGGGCCAAGGACGTCATGCCCGATGCCGAGATCAGCGTCCAGGTGATGCGCGGCAGCCTCGACCGCGTGCAGGTCACCGGGCCCGGGGGAGCCTCGGTCGACGGGGATGTCAGCGGTCAGACGTGGACCTCGACCTCCCGGATGCGACCGGCGACGACCTACACCGTGGCCGTCACGGCCGAGGGACCCGAGGGCGGTTCGTCGACCCAGCGCTCGACCTTCACCACCCACGACCCTGAGATCACGGCGACCTACGGCATCGTCTACGACGGGCAGACCGTGGGCGTCGGGATGCCCGTGAGCATCCAGTTCGACACCGCCGTCACCGAGCCCGCCTACCGCAAGAAGATCGAGCAGGCCGTCTCGGTCACGACCACCCCCAAGGTCGAGGGGTCCTGGGGATGGCTCGACAACCGGCAGCTGATGTGGCGGCCCAAGGACTTCTGGGCCCCCGGCACGCAGGTCTCCGTCGACGCTCCGCTCACCGGGTTCCAGACCGGTGAGGACAAGTGGATCGCGGAGGACCTCTCGGGGTCCATGACCATCGGTCGCGAGCAGATCTCCCACGTCGACATCGCCAAGCACAAGATGACCGTCAGCCGGGCCGGGCAGCAGGTCAAGTCCTTCCCCGTGAGCAGCGGTCGCCCCGGCAAGGAGACCGAGACCCGCTCGGGGATGAAGGTCGTCATCAACAAGCAGCGCGAGATGACGATGGACTCCTCGACGATCGGCATCGACAAGGGGGAGCCGGGCTACTACAAGGTCGACACCGACTACAACGTCCGGGTGACGTGGACGGGGGAGTTCGTCCACTCGGCTCCGTGGTCCGTCGGTGCCCAGGGCAGCTCCAACGTCTCGCACGGCTGCGTCAACATGGCCCCGGGCAATGCCGAGTGGTTCTACGACAACTCGCTGCCGGGCGACCCGGTCGACTTCACCGGCTCCAGCCGCCAGTTCCAGCCCTCCGAGGGCATCGGGGTGTGGCAGTACTCCTGGGCCGACTGGCAGGCGCAGAGCGCGCTCTCCTGA
- a CDS encoding metallopeptidase family protein, protein MVDISAEDFELAVQDALDAVPRELLDVLDNVAFFVEDEPGPEHADPDLSDEDNAELLGIYLGVPLTERTDGWAGSLPDRIVLFRGPLTRMCEDLDELREEIAITIVHEAGHHVGIDEERLHELGWG, encoded by the coding sequence GTGGTCGACATCAGTGCCGAGGACTTCGAGCTCGCCGTGCAGGACGCCCTCGACGCAGTGCCCCGCGAGCTGCTCGACGTGCTCGACAACGTCGCCTTCTTCGTCGAGGACGAGCCGGGGCCCGAGCACGCCGACCCGGACCTGTCCGACGAGGACAACGCCGAGCTGCTCGGCATCTACCTCGGGGTGCCGCTCACCGAGCGCACCGACGGGTGGGCCGGGTCCTTGCCCGACCGGATCGTGCTCTTCCGGGGGCCGCTGACCCGGATGTGCGAGGACCTCGACGAGCTGCGCGAGGAGATCGCCATCACGATCGTCCACGAGGCCGGGCACCACGTCGGCATCGACGAGGAACGCCTCCACGAGCTCGGCTGGGGCTGA